A stretch of Roseovarius sp. M141 DNA encodes these proteins:
- a CDS encoding phosphatidylcholine/phosphatidylserine synthase: MTGAQRIKIRHLVPSIVTVFAICAGLTSVRMSLEGRLEASLYFILLAVFLDAADGKLARFLDSASPFGAELDSLADFFNFGIAPGILLFNTLYIGTEHANLGWLATLVLAVCCALRLARFNLSIQRPDVTLKKDGFFVGVPAPALACLALMPVFLHLNGWGDTDLPVARTIYIIGVGLLAVSTIPTYSIKHASIKRAHLPFAVVGAVVLVVSLVSYPWPTLIVANIMYLGSLPVSYLASK; encoded by the coding sequence ATGACCGGCGCGCAGCGGATCAAGATACGCCACCTCGTCCCCAGCATCGTCACCGTATTTGCGATCTGTGCGGGGTTGACGTCCGTCCGGATGAGCCTCGAAGGACGTTTGGAAGCGAGCCTCTATTTCATCCTTCTGGCGGTATTTCTGGATGCGGCAGATGGCAAACTGGCACGCTTTCTGGATAGCGCCAGCCCGTTCGGCGCCGAATTGGACAGCCTGGCCGATTTCTTCAATTTCGGCATCGCGCCGGGAATTTTGCTATTTAACACGCTCTATATCGGCACCGAGCATGCCAATCTGGGGTGGCTTGCAACGTTGGTACTGGCGGTGTGCTGCGCCCTTCGGCTGGCGCGGTTCAACCTGTCCATTCAGCGCCCGGATGTGACATTGAAGAAGGATGGCTTCTTCGTCGGGGTGCCCGCACCTGCCCTGGCCTGCCTTGCCCTCATGCCGGTATTCTTGCACCTGAATGGCTGGGGAGATACCGATCTGCCCGTCGCACGGACTATTTATATCATCGGCGTCGGATTGCTGGCCGTCAGTACAATTCCGACCTACTCGATAAAACATGCATCCATAAAACGGGCCCACCTGCCCTTTGCCGTTGTCGGCGCCGTGGTGCTGGTGGTCAGTCTGGTGTCCTATCCTTGGCCGACGCTGATTGTTGCGAACATCATGTATCTCGGATCTTTGCCGGTTTCGTATCTCGCGTCTAAATGA
- a CDS encoding phosphatidylserine decarboxylase codes for MNMVKIVAVPMHKEGRKFVAIFAAITIALAFVWTPLFWLGCGATVWCYYFFRDPVRVIPQQEGLVLSPADGIVSLIQDVVPSGDLGLGDTPVTRVSVFMNVFNCHVNRAPIAGVVRNITYHKGQFLNASFDKASELNERNSLMIETKSGARIGVVQIAGLVARRIVCFVKVDDSIDIGHRFGLIRFGSRLDVYLPEGVSPLVAVGQTAVAGETILADLATPGAVRTGIAQ; via the coding sequence ATGAATATGGTCAAGATCGTCGCCGTCCCAATGCACAAGGAGGGCCGTAAGTTCGTGGCGATCTTCGCTGCAATCACCATCGCCCTTGCCTTTGTCTGGACGCCGCTGTTCTGGCTGGGCTGTGGCGCAACGGTGTGGTGTTACTATTTCTTTCGCGATCCGGTGCGTGTGATCCCCCAGCAAGAGGGTCTGGTCCTGTCGCCCGCCGACGGCATCGTGTCACTGATTCAGGACGTCGTCCCGTCCGGGGATCTCGGGCTGGGGGACACGCCCGTGACGCGCGTGTCGGTGTTCATGAACGTCTTTAACTGCCATGTGAACCGCGCGCCGATCGCCGGTGTCGTTCGCAACATCACCTATCACAAAGGCCAGTTCCTGAACGCCTCGTTCGACAAGGCAAGTGAGCTGAACGAGCGCAATTCCCTGATGATCGAAACAAAGTCAGGCGCGCGCATCGGCGTTGTGCAGATCGCGGGCCTTGTTGCCAGACGCATCGTCTGCTTTGTCAAAGTGGACGACAGCATTGATATCGGCCATCGGTTCGGCCTGATCCGGTTCGGCAGTCGTCTGGATGTCTATCTACCCGAAGGTGTTTCGCCCTTGGTTGCCGTCGGGCAGACGGCCGTCGCGGGCGAGACTATTCTGGCGGATCTCGCCACACCCGGCGCCGTGCGCACTGGAATTGCACAATGA
- a CDS encoding diacylglycerol kinase, translating to MVAFGHIVLAFRLCFALLSGGGATGAQFIAFMILSLALVAAETLNTAITCITDHLSLNWQVFAQGAKESGDLKPMCTLTANSLLIGTVLLRHFEIF from the coding sequence GTGGTTGCCTTTGGCCATATCGTTCTGGCATTCCGGCTGTGTTTTGCCCTACTCTCCGGCGGCGGCGCAACCGGGGCGCAGTTCATCGCTTTCATGATCCTGTCCCTGGCCCTTGTCGCCGCCGAGACGTTGAATACCGCCATCACGTGCATCACCGATCATCTGTCGCTCAATTGGCAGGTGTTTGCACAAGGCGCCAAGGAATCGGGGGATTTGAAACCGATGTGTACGCTGACCGCAAATAGCCTGCTCATCGGAACGGTTCTTCTCCGACACTTCGAAATTTTCTGA
- the rlmB gene encoding 23S rRNA (guanosine(2251)-2'-O)-methyltransferase RlmB, with product MKKPKWVVGKEQAKKVAAAETVWLFGLHAVRDALLNPAREKLRLIVTLNAQNKLADAIAASGMTPEEADPRKFTAPLDPGSVHQGAALEVKPLDWGDLETLALGDGARPPRVILLDRVTDPHNVGAILRSAEVFGACAVIAPRHHSAPETGALAKTASGALERQPYKQVRNLSDAIRQLQKMGYLVLGLDGEADQTIEQAVDGRKNRPVALVLGAEGPGLRQKTRETCDMLVKIAYFGPFGSLNVSNAAAVALYASQAPD from the coding sequence ATGAAGAAACCGAAATGGGTGGTCGGAAAAGAACAGGCCAAGAAGGTCGCAGCAGCCGAAACGGTCTGGCTGTTCGGCCTGCATGCCGTGCGCGACGCGCTGCTGAACCCTGCCCGCGAAAAGCTGCGCCTGATCGTGACGCTCAACGCGCAGAACAAATTGGCCGATGCCATCGCCGCCTCTGGCATGACGCCCGAAGAGGCCGATCCGCGCAAATTCACCGCGCCGCTCGATCCGGGATCGGTGCATCAGGGCGCCGCATTGGAGGTCAAACCGCTCGATTGGGGCGATCTGGAAACGCTGGCGCTGGGCGATGGGGCGCGTCCGCCGCGGGTTATCCTGCTGGACCGGGTGACCGATCCGCATAACGTGGGCGCGATCCTGCGGTCTGCCGAGGTGTTCGGCGCCTGCGCCGTCATCGCCCCGCGCCATCATTCGGCGCCCGAGACCGGCGCACTGGCGAAAACCGCCAGCGGCGCGCTGGAGCGGCAACCCTACAAACAGGTGCGCAACCTGTCCGACGCGATCAGGCAATTGCAAAAGATGGGCTATCTGGTGCTGGGCCTCGACGGCGAGGCGGACCAGACGATCGAGCAGGCAGTGGACGGGCGCAAGAATCGCCCTGTCGCGCTGGTTTTGGGGGCCGAGGGGCCGGGCCTGCGCCAGAAAACGCGTGAAACCTGCGACATGTTGGTGAAAATTGCATATTTCGGGCCGTTCGGATCGCTCAACGTCTCAAATGCGGCGGCAGTCGCCCTATATGCCTCTCAGGCGCCGGACTGA
- a CDS encoding CoA-binding protein, whose amino-acid sequence MISDTQIKDILTRTSRIALVGASANPSRPSHGVMNFLLRAGYDVVPVNPGLAGQTLLGQPVVSSLSDIEGDIDMIDIFRQSEHVPAIVDEALALFPRLGTIWMQIGVQHEGAAETARARGVDVVMSRCPKIEYQRLMA is encoded by the coding sequence ATGATATCAGATACCCAGATCAAAGACATCCTCACCCGGACCAGTCGGATCGCACTGGTTGGCGCGTCGGCCAATCCTTCGCGGCCCAGCCACGGAGTGATGAATTTTCTGCTGCGTGCGGGTTATGACGTTGTTCCGGTCAACCCCGGCCTTGCCGGGCAGACCTTGCTGGGCCAACCCGTTGTAAGCAGCCTGAGCGATATTGAGGGCGATATCGACATGATCGACATCTTTCGCCAGTCAGAGCACGTCCCGGCCATCGTGGACGAGGCGCTGGCGCTGTTTCCCCGGCTGGGAACGATCTGGATGCAGATCGGCGTGCAGCATGAGGGCGCGGCCGAAACGGCCCGCGCGCGCGGTGTCGATGTCGTGATGAGCCGCTGCCCCAAGATCGAATATCAGCGCCTTATGGCCTGA
- a CDS encoding Dabb family protein yields MVREGLMMLATIPHSEHFEVGRNLQTDAISAEAPDLVVYAEFANEAALAAFKAHPTYAACIAHVRPMREMRIAADFLAG; encoded by the coding sequence ATGGTCCGCGAGGGCCTGATGATGTTGGCCACCATCCCCCATTCCGAACACTTCGAGGTGGGCCGCAACCTGCAAACCGATGCGATCAGCGCCGAGGCGCCCGATCTGGTGGTCTATGCCGAATTCGCGAACGAGGCTGCGCTGGCCGCGTTCAAGGCCCATCCCACCTATGCCGCCTGCATCGCCCATGTGCGCCCCATGCGCGAAATGCGTATCGCCGCCGATTTTCTCGCGGGCTGA
- a CDS encoding phosphoribosyl-ATP diphosphatase, with translation MTLDDLAATIAARAGADPESSWTAKLLAKGPEKCAEKFGEEAVEAIIEAVKGDRDALTGEAADVLFHLLVMLQSRGVAFSDVMAELARRQGQSGLAEKAKRTGN, from the coding sequence ATGACCTTGGACGATCTGGCCGCCACCATCGCGGCGCGCGCCGGGGCAGACCCGGAAAGCAGCTGGACCGCCAAGCTGCTGGCGAAAGGCCCCGAAAAATGCGCGGAAAAGTTCGGCGAAGAAGCGGTCGAGGCTATCATCGAGGCGGTCAAGGGCGATCGTGACGCGCTGACCGGTGAGGCGGCGGATGTTCTGTTTCACCTGCTGGTGATGCTCCAATCGCGCGGCGTGGCTTTCTCGGACGTGATGGCCGAACTGGCGCGCAGGCAAGGCCAGTCCGGCCTTGCGGAAAAAGCGAAACGCACCGGCAACTAA
- the hisF gene encoding imidazole glycerol phosphate synthase subunit HisF has translation MLKTRIIPCLDVADGRVVKGVNFVDLRDAGDPVDAARAYDAAGADELCFLDIHATHENRGTMFDVVRRTAEQCYIPLTVGGGVRTPSDVRALLLAGADKVSFNSAAVASPEVVREASDQFGSQCIVVAIDAKTVSPGKWEIFTHGGRKETGIDAVEFARLVAANGAGEILLTSMDRDGTRAGFNLPLTRAISDAVDVPVIASGGVGTLDHLVEGVTMGGASAVLAASIFHFGEFTIGEAKAHMQAAGIPMRMGR, from the coding sequence ATGCTGAAAACCCGTATCATCCCCTGCCTTGACGTGGCCGATGGCCGCGTGGTCAAGGGCGTCAACTTTGTCGATCTGCGTGATGCGGGCGATCCTGTGGATGCTGCGCGCGCCTATGATGCCGCCGGCGCGGACGAGCTGTGCTTTCTCGATATTCACGCCACGCATGAGAATCGCGGCACCATGTTCGACGTCGTGCGCCGCACCGCCGAGCAGTGCTATATCCCGCTGACCGTGGGAGGCGGCGTGCGAACGCCGAGCGATGTCCGCGCCTTGCTGCTCGCAGGCGCGGACAAGGTCAGCTTCAACTCCGCCGCTGTCGCCAGCCCAGAGGTGGTGCGCGAAGCGTCCGATCAATTCGGCAGCCAGTGCATCGTCGTGGCCATCGACGCCAAGACCGTAAGCCCCGGCAAGTGGGAGATTTTTACCCATGGCGGGCGCAAGGAGACCGGCATCGACGCCGTGGAGTTCGCACGATTGGTGGCAGCCAATGGCGCGGGCGAGATCCTGCTGACCTCGATGGACCGCGACGGCACGCGCGCGGGGTTCAACCTACCCCTGACGCGCGCGATTTCGGACGCGGTCGATGTGCCGGTGATCGCCTCGGGCGGGGTCGGTACGCTGGATCATCTGGTCGAGGGCGTGACGATGGGCGGCGCCAGCGCAGTGCTGGCCGCGTCGATCTTTCACTTTGGCGAGTTCACCATTGGCGAGGCCAAGGCGCATATGCAGGCCGCCGGTATACCGATGAGGATGGGGCGATGA
- a CDS encoding DUF302 domain-containing protein: protein MRPFFTAVALSAITVLTAPAWAGSDDLIRVKAAGDVPATMDALEQAVEGAGATVFARVDHAAGAEAAGMELAPAQLLIFGNPKLGTPAMQDDALAGLYLPLKVLVYRDGDGQVWLTYDDPAQSLGDLDGIAPDAGYIAKMTGALAKLTGKASGM from the coding sequence ATGAGACCATTTTTCACAGCCGTTGCGCTGAGCGCCATTACCGTCCTGACCGCCCCGGCATGGGCCGGGTCCGATGATCTGATCCGCGTCAAGGCAGCCGGTGATGTCCCCGCCACGATGGATGCGCTGGAGCAGGCGGTAGAGGGGGCGGGCGCCACCGTCTTTGCGCGCGTCGATCATGCGGCGGGCGCCGAAGCGGCCGGGATGGAACTGGCCCCGGCGCAGCTGTTGATATTTGGCAATCCCAAGCTGGGAACGCCTGCGATGCAGGACGATGCATTGGCGGGGTTGTATCTGCCCTTGAAGGTGCTGGTCTACCGCGATGGCGATGGGCAGGTCTGGCTGACCTATGACGACCCGGCGCAAAGTCTGGGTGATCTGGACGGTATCGCACCGGATGCAGGCTACATCGCCAAGATGACGGGCGCGCTGGCCAAGCTAACCGGCAAAGCGTCGGGGATGTAA
- the hisA gene encoding 1-(5-phosphoribosyl)-5-[(5-phosphoribosylamino)methylideneamino]imidazole-4-carboxamide isomerase, giving the protein MILYPAIDLKDGQAVRLLRGEMTAATVFNDDPAAQAEAFVAAGCEWLHLVDLNGAFAGTPVNAGPVEEILKRCKVPAQLGGGIRNMATIEGWLSKGLQRVILGTVAVENPALVREAAKAFPGQVAVGIDARAGRVATKGWAQETEVMVTDLARSFEDAGVAAIIYTDIDRDGAMQGPNIAATAALANAVSIPVIASGGVSSLVDLIALRDCGAPLNGAISGRALYDGALDLGQALTALA; this is encoded by the coding sequence ATGATCCTCTACCCAGCCATCGACCTCAAGGATGGACAGGCCGTGCGCCTTCTGCGCGGCGAAATGACCGCTGCGACCGTGTTCAATGACGACCCGGCGGCGCAGGCCGAGGCGTTCGTCGCCGCGGGCTGTGAATGGCTGCATCTGGTGGATCTGAACGGCGCCTTTGCCGGCACGCCGGTCAATGCGGGCCCGGTCGAAGAAATCCTGAAACGCTGCAAGGTTCCCGCGCAGCTGGGCGGCGGCATCCGGAACATGGCCACGATCGAGGGCTGGCTGTCCAAGGGGCTACAGCGTGTCATCCTCGGCACTGTGGCGGTGGAAAACCCCGCGCTGGTGCGCGAGGCGGCCAAGGCGTTCCCCGGACAGGTTGCCGTCGGCATTGACGCGCGCGCAGGCCGCGTCGCGACCAAGGGCTGGGCACAGGAAACCGAAGTGATGGTGACCGACCTCGCCCGCAGCTTCGAGGACGCGGGCGTTGCCGCCATCATCTACACCGACATCGACCGTGACGGCGCCATGCAGGGGCCGAATATCGCGGCGACTGCGGCCTTGGCGAATGCCGTCAGCATCCCGGTAATCGCGTCGGGCGGCGTCAGTTCGCTGGTCGATCTGATCGCGCTGCGCGATTGCGGCGCCCCTCTGAACGGCGCCATCTCGGGGCGCGCGCTTTATGACGGGGCGCTTGATCTGGGTCAGGCGTTGACGGCCCTTGCCTGA
- the hisH gene encoding imidazole glycerol phosphate synthase subunit HisH — MRTVIVDYESGNLHSAEKAFQRMAREGDAGEVIVTSDPDTVRGADRIVLPGDGAFAACRAQLFDHRGLFEAMREAVIDKARPFMGICIGMQMLATRGLEHGETEGFDWIGGTVGPIRPEDASLKVPHMGWNDLILDQPHPVFDGIETGQHAYFVHSYQFHVNDPAHLLAHADYGESVTAVVGRDNLIGAQFHPEKSQATGLAMIANFLRWTP; from the coding sequence ATGCGCACCGTCATCGTTGATTATGAAAGCGGCAACCTGCACTCTGCCGAAAAGGCATTTCAGCGCATGGCACGCGAGGGCGACGCGGGCGAGGTGATCGTCACGTCCGACCCCGACACCGTGCGCGGCGCCGACCGGATCGTGCTGCCCGGCGATGGCGCGTTTGCCGCCTGCCGCGCCCAGCTATTCGATCATCGCGGCCTGTTCGAGGCGATGCGCGAGGCCGTGATCGACAAGGCCCGCCCCTTCATGGGCATTTGCATCGGCATGCAGATGCTGGCCACGCGCGGTCTGGAGCACGGCGAGACGGAAGGCTTTGACTGGATCGGCGGCACGGTCGGGCCTATCCGGCCCGAAGATGCCAGCCTGAAAGTGCCGCATATGGGCTGGAACGATCTGATTCTGGACCAACCACATCCCGTTTTCGACGGGATCGAGACCGGCCAGCACGCCTATTTTGTCCACTCCTATCAATTCCATGTGAATGATCCCGCTCATCTTCTGGCCCATGCCGATTATGGCGAGAGCGTCACCGCCGTAGTGGGGCGCGACAATCTGATCGGTGCGCAGTTCCACCCCGAAAAAAGCCAGGCGACAGGTCTGGCGATGATTGCAAACTTTTTGCGCTGGACGCCCTGA
- the hisB gene encoding imidazoleglycerol-phosphate dehydratase HisB: MRSATITRQTAETDISVTIALDGSGSYDNQTGVGFFDHMLDQLARHALIDMTVRCTGDLHIDDHHTVEDVGIALGQALAQALGDKRGIRRYGACLLPMDDALMRAALDLSGRPFLVWNMDLPTAKIGTFDTELVREFFQAFSTHSGMTLHLDALHGINSHHMAEAAFKAVARALRDAVETDPRKADAIPSTKGML, from the coding sequence ATGCGCAGCGCCACCATCACCCGCCAGACCGCCGAGACGGATATCAGCGTGACCATCGCGCTGGACGGCAGCGGCAGCTATGACAACCAGACCGGCGTGGGATTTTTCGATCATATGCTGGACCAGTTGGCGCGCCACGCGCTGATCGACATGACTGTGCGCTGCACCGGCGATCTGCATATCGACGATCATCATACGGTCGAGGATGTGGGCATCGCGCTGGGTCAGGCCTTGGCTCAGGCCCTCGGCGACAAACGTGGTATCCGCCGCTATGGCGCCTGCCTGTTGCCGATGGACGACGCGCTGATGCGCGCCGCGCTGGACCTGTCCGGGCGACCGTTCCTTGTGTGGAACATGGACCTGCCAACGGCCAAGATCGGAACGTTCGATACCGAACTGGTACGTGAGTTTTTTCAAGCGTTCTCAACCCATTCCGGCATGACGCTGCACTTGGATGCCCTGCACGGGATCAACAGCCACCACATGGCTGAGGCCGCGTTCAAGGCCGTCGCGCGCGCCCTGCGCGACGCGGTCGAGACGGACCCGCGCAAGGCCGATGCGATTCCGTCCACCAAGGGAATGCTGTAA
- a CDS encoding NaeI family type II restriction endonuclease translates to MKQVIPDSRVTPGHPDHALLSAIAGDITARAGGAATLADAIGSLLRNCVDDVIMTPKTGRRSYDDLEKTEKTYIGTRVEIELRTLLSLSKGRLDTVILGHDVDIKHTMGGNWMIPTEAIGHPCILMAADEARAICHLGLIVARRDYLTEGQNKDAKRTVSAAGFSDILWLLAQQPYPRNFWQTVPPDAVARIFAAGSGNRRMAALFREVQGRPISRDVVEAVAQQRDFMRRIRADGGSGTRDQLAREGILLLSGQYDAALIAGLGLRPCTASQFISYRPRSQAQAQMATAHGLALDWTAT, encoded by the coding sequence ATGAAACAGGTCATTCCCGATAGCCGCGTCACCCCCGGCCATCCCGATCATGCGCTTCTCAGCGCCATCGCAGGCGACATCACTGCGCGCGCGGGCGGCGCGGCCACGCTAGCAGACGCCATTGGCAGCCTCCTGCGCAACTGCGTCGACGACGTCATCATGACGCCCAAGACCGGGCGGCGCAGCTATGACGATCTGGAGAAAACCGAAAAGACCTATATCGGCACCCGCGTCGAGATTGAGCTGCGTACGCTGCTCTCGCTGTCCAAGGGGCGGCTGGACACGGTGATCCTCGGCCATGACGTGGATATCAAACACACCATGGGCGGCAACTGGATGATCCCGACCGAGGCCATCGGGCATCCCTGCATCCTTATGGCCGCCGACGAGGCGCGCGCAATCTGCCATCTGGGCCTGATCGTCGCGCGCCGCGACTACCTGACCGAGGGGCAGAACAAGGATGCCAAGCGCACGGTATCCGCCGCCGGTTTTTCCGACATCCTGTGGCTCTTGGCGCAGCAGCCCTACCCGCGCAATTTCTGGCAGACCGTGCCGCCCGATGCCGTCGCGCGTATTTTTGCCGCCGGATCGGGCAACCGGCGTATGGCTGCGCTGTTTCGCGAGGTTCAGGGCCGCCCCATCAGCCGCGACGTCGTCGAGGCGGTCGCGCAGCAGCGCGATTTCATGCGCCGCATTCGCGCCGATGGCGGCAGCGGCACGCGCGATCAGTTGGCGCGCGAGGGGATATTGCTGCTGTCGGGCCAGTATGACGCGGCGCTGATCGCCGGGCTTGGCTTGCGGCCCTGCACGGCCAGCCAGTTCATTTCCTACCGGCCCAGATCGCAGGCACAGGCCCAGATGGCAACGGCGCATGGGCTTGCGCTGGATTGGACCGCGACCTGA
- a CDS encoding DNA cytosine methyltransferase, translated as MLTSVELCAGAGGQALGLERAGFTHTALVEIDKHCCNTLRHNRPEWNVLEEDMRLFKERAADFSGMDLLAGGLPCPPFSVAGKQLGEQDERNLFNDALDIVDAARPRAVMIENVRGFLDAVFHDYREQLKTQLGKLGYETDWRLLNASDYGVPQLRPRVVIVAVQKARADLFGWPEPNPHNPPTVGETLRDLMAAGGWQGADDWAEKADEIAPTIVGGSKKHGGPDLGPTRARAAWATLGVEGRTIAPEAPGHGHNGMPRLTVPMVARIQGFPDDWHFTGAKTNAYRQVGNAFPPPVAQAVSARIAAALRKRVLHSVAG; from the coding sequence ATGCTGACATCCGTAGAACTTTGCGCAGGCGCCGGCGGTCAGGCCCTGGGGTTGGAAAGAGCCGGATTCACCCATACCGCGCTGGTCGAGATTGACAAGCATTGCTGCAACACGCTGCGCCATAACCGCCCCGAATGGAACGTACTGGAAGAGGACATGCGCCTCTTCAAGGAGCGCGCGGCAGACTTCAGCGGCATGGACCTGCTGGCGGGCGGCCTGCCCTGCCCGCCCTTTTCGGTCGCCGGTAAGCAATTGGGCGAACAGGACGAGCGGAACCTGTTCAACGACGCGCTCGATATCGTCGACGCCGCCCGTCCGCGTGCGGTCATGATCGAGAATGTGCGCGGCTTCCTGGATGCCGTTTTCCACGACTACCGCGAGCAGCTGAAAACGCAGTTGGGCAAACTGGGCTACGAGACTGACTGGCGCCTTCTGAATGCATCCGACTACGGCGTACCCCAGTTGCGCCCACGCGTGGTCATCGTGGCGGTTCAAAAGGCGCGCGCCGATTTGTTCGGCTGGCCCGAGCCGAACCCCCACAACCCGCCCACAGTAGGCGAAACGCTGCGCGACCTGATGGCTGCTGGCGGCTGGCAGGGGGCCGATGACTGGGCCGAAAAGGCCGACGAGATCGCGCCGACCATCGTCGGCGGGTCGAAAAAACATGGCGGGCCAGATCTGGGGCCGACACGCGCGCGCGCTGCTTGGGCGACGCTGGGCGTCGAGGGGCGCACAATCGCGCCCGAGGCACCCGGGCACGGGCATAACGGCATGCCGCGGCTGACCGTGCCGATGGTGGCGCGCATTCAGGGGTTCCCGGACGACTGGCACTTTACCGGGGCCAAGACGAATGCCTACCGGCAGGTTGGCAACGCCTTCCCGCCGCCCGTCGCGCAGGCTGTGTCGGCACGAATCGCCGCCGCATTGCGCAAGCGGGTGCTGCACTCTGTTGCAGGCTGA